A single region of the Thioalkalivibrio nitratireducens DSM 14787 genome encodes:
- the fur gene encoding ferric iron uptake transcriptional regulator — protein sequence METQNLKKAGLKVTLPRMKILQILEESETRHLTAEAIYRELLDSGEEIGLATVYRVLTQFEAAGLVSRLHFEGNQAVFELERGGHHDHIICNQCGRVEEFFDDTIEQRQRQIATAHGYRIQDHALVIYGDCSDENCPHRPG from the coding sequence GTGGAAACCCAAAACCTGAAGAAGGCGGGACTGAAGGTCACGCTTCCGAGAATGAAGATTCTGCAGATCCTGGAGGAGTCGGAGACCCGCCACCTGACGGCCGAGGCGATCTACCGGGAGTTGCTGGATTCGGGCGAGGAGATCGGCCTGGCCACGGTGTATCGCGTGCTGACGCAGTTCGAGGCGGCGGGGCTTGTGTCCCGGTTGCATTTCGAGGGCAACCAGGCGGTCTTCGAGCTCGAGCGGGGCGGCCACCATGACCACATCATCTGCAACCAGTGCGGCCGGGTCGAGGAGTTCTTCGACGACACCATCGAGCAGCGCCAGCGCCAGATTGCGACGGCGCACGGGTACCGGATCCAGGATCATGCGCTGGTGATCTACGGCGACTGCAGCGATGAGAACTGCCCGCACCGGCCCGGCTGA
- a CDS encoding outer membrane protein assembly factor BamE, whose protein sequence is MLKILTSIAVIATLLAACSVPSYRLDVQQGNAIDDDKVAQLREGMTARQVAFLLGTPQVQGTFVREDRWDYVYYKRPGRGATELRRVSVFFDRGRVARIEDTRPPTAPDG, encoded by the coding sequence ATGCTCAAGATTCTCACTTCTATTGCCGTCATCGCAACCCTGCTCGCGGCCTGCAGCGTCCCGTCCTACCGGCTCGACGTGCAGCAGGGCAACGCCATCGACGACGACAAGGTCGCGCAGCTGCGCGAGGGCATGACCGCGCGGCAGGTCGCCTTCCTGCTCGGCACCCCGCAGGTACAGGGCACGTTCGTGCGCGAGGACCGCTGGGACTACGTCTACTACAAACGCCCGGGCCGGGGCGCAACCGAACTGCGCCGGGTCTCGGTATTCTTCGACCGCGGCCGCGTCGCCCGGATCGAGGACACCCGCCCACCCACCGCACCCGACGGTTGA
- a CDS encoding RnfH family protein → MAEQREPNATPTISVEVAYARPDVQVVLPVQVATGATVSDALQESGIAERFPEIDLGSAKVGIFGKLTRMDTVLRARDRVEVYRPLIADPKEVRRQRAAQGKPTRKGGASGADGSA, encoded by the coding sequence ATGGCTGAGCAGCGCGAACCGAACGCCACGCCGACGATCTCGGTCGAGGTAGCCTACGCGCGCCCGGACGTGCAGGTCGTGCTGCCGGTGCAGGTGGCGACAGGCGCGACCGTGTCTGACGCGTTGCAGGAGTCCGGGATTGCCGAGCGGTTTCCGGAAATCGACCTCGGCTCGGCGAAGGTGGGCATCTTCGGCAAGCTCACGCGCATGGATACCGTGCTGCGGGCCCGCGATCGTGTCGAAGTGTACCGCCCGCTGATCGCGGACCCGAAGGAGGTGCGGCGCCAGCGCGCGGCCCAGGGCAAGCCGACCCGCAAGGGAGGGGCCTCGGGCGCCGACGGCAGTGCCTAG
- a CDS encoding type II toxin-antitoxin system RatA family toxin: protein MPSRIQRSAVVPYSPEQMFALVNDIDAYPEFLPHCRSARVLETGEAEVKARIELAKGALHKSFTTRNRLDPPHRIRMQLVDGPFRRLQGGWQFNEHDGGTRIVLDLEFEFSNRLMAMALGPVFNQLANSLVDAFVRRARVVHGTDDG from the coding sequence ATGCCGAGCCGCATCCAGCGCTCGGCGGTGGTTCCGTACTCGCCCGAGCAGATGTTCGCCCTGGTCAACGACATCGACGCGTACCCGGAGTTTCTGCCGCACTGCCGTAGCGCCCGTGTTCTGGAGACCGGGGAGGCGGAGGTCAAGGCGCGGATCGAACTGGCCAAGGGCGCGCTGCACAAGTCGTTCACCACGCGCAATCGTCTCGATCCGCCGCACCGGATCCGGATGCAGCTGGTCGACGGGCCATTCCGCCGGCTCCAGGGCGGTTGGCAGTTCAACGAACACGACGGCGGCACCCGGATCGTGCTGGATCTGGAGTTCGAGTTCTCGAACCGACTGATGGCCATGGCGCTCGGCCCGGTCTTCAACCAATTGGCCAATTCCCTGGTGGATGCCTTCGTCAGGCGTGCGCGGGTGGTTCACGGTACAGACGATGGCTGA
- a CDS encoding sodium-dependent transporter produces the protein MPATVSIHGQWSTRLAFILAATGSAVGLGNIWRFPYIAGENGGGAFVLVYLACILLIGLPIMMAEILLGRRGRQSPINTMLTVAREEGLSRGWGLMGWIGVLAGFLILSFYSVIAGWALAYVFKAGSGGFTGLDADGSSELFGAMLADPEALLAWHTIFMVMTAMVVARGVQSGLERAVTILVPALVVLLIILVGYSMAQGAFADGLRFLFRPDFSALSANAVLLAMGQAFFTLSLGMGAIMVYGSYLSSDAAIAKTSGTVVAADTLVALLAGLAIFPILLAAGLSPAQGPGLIFVTLPLAFAEMPLGLYFGTLFFILLVFAAWTSAISLIEPAVAFLVENLGATRVFATTTVAMLAWLLGIGALLSLNVWAEYTLFDRGILDLLDYLTANILLPLGGFLIALFVGWRMTERSVQSELRLKLGWLFTLWYFLVRYVAPIAILVVFLRAVGLV, from the coding sequence ATGCCAGCAACCGTCTCCATCCACGGGCAGTGGTCCACGCGATTGGCCTTCATTCTCGCGGCCACGGGTTCTGCGGTGGGTCTGGGGAACATCTGGCGGTTCCCGTACATTGCCGGCGAGAACGGGGGTGGTGCGTTCGTTCTGGTGTACCTCGCCTGCATCCTCCTGATCGGCCTGCCGATCATGATGGCGGAGATCCTCCTGGGGCGCCGGGGGCGGCAGAGCCCGATCAACACCATGCTGACCGTGGCCCGAGAGGAAGGGCTCAGCCGCGGCTGGGGCCTGATGGGCTGGATCGGCGTGCTGGCCGGTTTCCTAATCCTGTCGTTCTACAGTGTGATCGCGGGCTGGGCACTGGCCTACGTGTTCAAGGCCGGCAGTGGCGGTTTCACCGGCCTAGACGCGGACGGCTCCTCGGAGCTGTTCGGTGCGATGCTGGCGGACCCGGAGGCACTGCTCGCCTGGCATACCATCTTCATGGTGATGACCGCGATGGTGGTTGCGCGGGGGGTACAGTCCGGGCTCGAGCGCGCGGTGACGATTCTGGTGCCGGCACTGGTGGTGCTGCTGATCATCCTCGTGGGCTACTCGATGGCGCAGGGCGCGTTTGCCGACGGTCTGCGTTTCCTGTTCCGCCCGGACTTCTCCGCGCTGTCCGCGAACGCGGTGCTGCTGGCGATGGGCCAGGCCTTCTTCACGCTGAGTCTCGGGATGGGGGCGATCATGGTCTATGGCAGCTACCTGAGCAGCGATGCCGCGATCGCGAAGACCTCGGGTACGGTGGTCGCGGCCGACACCCTGGTGGCGTTGCTGGCAGGGCTGGCGATCTTCCCGATCTTGCTGGCCGCCGGCCTGTCGCCGGCCCAGGGTCCGGGGCTGATCTTCGTGACCCTGCCGCTGGCCTTCGCCGAGATGCCGCTGGGGCTGTACTTCGGGACGCTGTTCTTTATCCTGCTGGTGTTCGCGGCCTGGACCTCGGCGATCTCCCTGATCGAGCCGGCGGTCGCCTTCCTGGTCGAGAACCTCGGGGCGACCCGGGTGTTCGCGACCACGACGGTGGCGATGCTCGCGTGGCTGCTCGGAATCGGCGCGCTGCTGTCGCTGAACGTGTGGGCGGAGTACACGCTGTTCGACCGGGGTATCCTCGACCTGCTGGACTACCTCACCGCGAACATCCTGCTGCCGCTGGGCGGGTTCCTGATCGCGCTGTTCGTCGGCTGGCGCATGACCGAACGCTCGGTGCAGTCCGAGTTGCGCCTGAAACTGGGGTGGCTGTTCACGCTGTGGTATTTCCTCGTCCGCTACGTGGCCCCGATCGCCATTCTGGTGGTGTTCCTGCGTGCGGTCGGCCTGGTCTGA
- the smpB gene encoding SsrA-binding protein SmpB: MAKKNSGKHDGSATIALNRKARHDFFIEDRFEAGLVLEGWEVKSLREGRAQLSESYVLLRNGEAWLFGAHVTPLSTASTHIHPDPTRTRKLLLKRSEISRLIGAVERKGYTLVPLALYWKRGRAKLEIGLAKGKKEYDKRATDKERDWQRERGRILKGR, encoded by the coding sequence ATGGCCAAGAAGAACTCCGGGAAACACGACGGCTCCGCCACGATCGCGCTGAACCGCAAGGCGCGGCACGATTTCTTCATCGAGGACCGCTTCGAGGCGGGGCTGGTGCTGGAAGGCTGGGAGGTCAAGTCCCTGCGCGAAGGCCGTGCCCAGCTCAGCGAGTCGTACGTATTGCTGCGCAACGGCGAGGCCTGGCTGTTCGGAGCACACGTGACCCCACTCAGCACCGCTTCGACCCACATCCACCCGGACCCGACCCGCACTCGCAAGCTCCTGCTGAAACGCTCGGAGATCAGCCGCCTGATCGGCGCGGTCGAACGCAAAGGCTACACGCTGGTTCCGCTCGCCCTTTACTGGAAGCGCGGGCGGGCCAAACTGGAGATCGGGCTCGCCAAGGGCAAGAAGGAATACGACAAGCGCGCGACCGACAAGGAGCGCGACTGGCAACGCGAACGGGGCCGGATCCTCAAGGGCCGCTGA
- a CDS encoding cytochrome-c peroxidase — protein sequence MNSLRKSTRAAVTALGVGITLACTGIAVADDGYGDYRNRFDPLPAMPPIPADSSLTPERVELGNMLFFEPRISSSGVISCATCHNPALGWSDRIPRAVGHEGQVGERNTPTVLNSGFFEAQFWDGRAADLEEQALGPIEADIEMAMSLDEAIARLNEFDIYKKKFAAAFPGDENPIREENVAKALASFQRTLNTPNSRFDRYLNGDLDALTEQEKRGMKKFADSGCQACHSGPAFTDSRFHRIQVPGSEDEGRFLVTGKDSDRFAFKTPTLRNIALTYPYMNNGATATLEEAVAIMGQEMLGREYAEDEIGDLVAFLHTLTGEMPTFEIPALP from the coding sequence ATGAACAGCCTTCGTAAGTCCACCCGGGCGGCCGTAACGGCACTGGGAGTGGGAATCACCCTCGCCTGTACCGGGATTGCCGTAGCCGACGACGGCTACGGCGACTACCGCAACCGGTTCGACCCCCTGCCGGCGATGCCGCCGATTCCAGCCGACAGCTCGCTGACCCCGGAGCGCGTCGAGCTCGGCAACATGCTCTTCTTCGAACCGCGGATCTCCAGCAGCGGCGTGATCAGCTGCGCCACCTGTCACAATCCGGCGCTTGGCTGGAGCGACCGCATCCCGCGAGCCGTTGGACACGAAGGCCAGGTGGGCGAACGCAACACCCCGACCGTACTCAACTCCGGGTTCTTCGAGGCGCAGTTCTGGGACGGCCGTGCGGCCGACCTGGAAGAGCAGGCGCTCGGCCCGATCGAGGCCGATATCGAGATGGCGATGTCACTCGACGAGGCCATCGCTCGCCTGAACGAGTTCGACATCTACAAGAAGAAGTTCGCCGCCGCCTTCCCCGGTGACGAGAACCCGATCCGCGAGGAGAACGTCGCCAAGGCACTCGCGAGCTTCCAGCGCACGCTGAATACACCAAACTCGCGTTTCGACCGCTACCTGAATGGCGATCTCGATGCCCTCACCGAGCAGGAAAAGCGCGGCATGAAGAAGTTCGCGGACAGCGGATGTCAGGCCTGTCACAGCGGGCCGGCGTTCACCGACAGCCGCTTCCACCGGATCCAGGTGCCCGGTTCCGAGGACGAGGGGCGCTTCCTGGTGACCGGAAAGGACTCCGACCGCTTCGCGTTCAAGACCCCAACCCTGCGCAACATCGCGCTGACCTACCCCTACATGAACAACGGCGCCACGGCGACACTGGAGGAAGCGGTGGCAATCATGGGCCAGGAGATGCTCGGCCGTGAGTACGCCGAGGATGAAATCGGCGATTTGGTGGCCTTCCTGCATACCCTAACCGGCGAAATGCCGACGTTCGAGATTCCAGCACTGCCCTGA
- a CDS encoding ATP-binding cassette domain-containing protein: MPQSARPVLSCTGVRVGFDRPLLGPLDLRLGRGERMVLTGPNGAGKSLLLRALIGQARVFGGRVDRLPRTTTCLLAQEHPRPALWPLSGQDWFRALGAGAPAHGPVRELLPHRLDRLSGGQWQLLRLAAVLHTSADVLLLDEPANHLDAEVRDSALGLLQSLPPQTAVLMTSHDTDFLAGTGFPAVPLAELL; encoded by the coding sequence ATGCCGCAGAGCGCCCGGCCCGTGCTGTCGTGCACGGGCGTCCGGGTCGGGTTCGACCGCCCGCTGCTCGGTCCGCTGGACCTACGGCTCGGTCGTGGCGAGAGAATGGTCCTGACCGGCCCGAACGGTGCCGGCAAGTCGCTGTTGCTGCGTGCCCTGATCGGCCAGGCTCGGGTCTTCGGGGGACGCGTCGACCGGTTGCCTCGCACGACGACGTGCCTGCTCGCGCAGGAGCACCCGCGACCGGCCCTCTGGCCGCTGAGTGGCCAGGACTGGTTCCGTGCGCTGGGTGCCGGCGCCCCCGCGCACGGCCCGGTGCGCGAATTGCTTCCGCATCGGCTGGACCGCCTGAGTGGCGGGCAGTGGCAACTGTTGCGCCTGGCGGCGGTGCTGCACACCTCCGCCGACGTGCTGCTGCTCGACGAGCCCGCGAACCATCTGGATGCCGAGGTTCGCGACAGTGCACTGGGCCTGTTGCAGTCGCTGCCGCCGCAAACCGCGGTGCTGATGACCAGTCACGACACCGATTTTCTTGCCGGCACGGGATTTCCCGCAGTGCCGCTGGCGGAACTTCTATGA
- a CDS encoding metal ABC transporter substrate-binding protein, with translation MSLPMAIGGRLVPAVLTALLLFALSAASVQAGALNVVTTTSTMGMLAREIGAERVEVRVLAAPDRDPHYLDARPAFMAALRRADLLVEKGGDLEEGWLPAALTGAANPRLNSGRPGHFRASDFLHLRRSITMDGPNLGHVHGEGNPHFQLDPQRVAAVAAPLAARLGELLPADREAFEDRARMVSARILEHAETVATRLDPGQRFVAYHEDIDYLEEWLPVEIAGYLEPLPGIPPTARHLRSLADSLRDGPEGVVLHAVYQPARGAEFLAAEIGWSRQALPMEPPANGGLEDYLELMQVWAAAFQAGE, from the coding sequence ATGTCTTTGCCGATGGCTATCGGAGGCCGTCTGGTCCCAGCCGTACTGACGGCCCTGCTGCTGTTTGCGCTGTCCGCGGCCAGCGTCCAGGCCGGTGCGCTCAACGTCGTGACGACCACCTCGACGATGGGAATGCTGGCGCGCGAGATCGGAGCCGAGAGAGTCGAGGTGCGCGTGCTTGCGGCGCCGGACCGGGATCCGCACTACCTCGACGCCCGGCCGGCGTTCATGGCAGCTCTGCGCAGGGCCGACCTGCTCGTCGAGAAGGGCGGTGATCTCGAGGAGGGCTGGCTGCCGGCTGCGCTGACCGGGGCCGCGAACCCGAGGCTGAACAGCGGGCGTCCGGGCCACTTCCGGGCGTCGGATTTCCTCCATCTGCGCCGGTCCATCACGATGGACGGCCCCAATCTCGGCCACGTGCACGGCGAGGGCAACCCGCACTTCCAGCTGGACCCGCAGCGGGTCGCGGCGGTCGCTGCACCCCTGGCGGCGCGTCTGGGCGAGTTGCTGCCCGCCGATCGCGAGGCATTCGAGGACCGCGCCCGGATGGTCAGCGCCCGGATCCTCGAACACGCGGAAACCGTCGCCACGCGGCTGGATCCCGGCCAGCGCTTCGTGGCCTATCACGAAGACATCGACTATCTCGAGGAGTGGCTGCCGGTCGAGATCGCCGGCTACCTTGAACCCCTGCCGGGCATACCGCCCACCGCGAGGCATCTGCGCAGCCTCGCCGATTCCCTGCGCGACGGGCCCGAGGGCGTGGTTCTGCACGCGGTCTATCAGCCCGCGCGCGGCGCCGAATTCCTTGCAGCCGAAATCGGGTGGTCCCGCCAGGCATTGCCGATGGAACCGCCGGCGAACGGCGGGCTCGAGGATTACCTCGAGCTGATGCAGGTCTGGGCCGCTGCGTTTCAGGCGGGGGAATGA
- the zigA gene encoding zinc metallochaperone GTPase ZigA, whose amino-acid sequence MTADTRLPVTVLSGFLGAGKTTLLKHILNNREGRRVAVIVNDMSEVNVDAALVREGGAELSRTEERLVEMSNGCICCTLREDLLEEVSRLARAGRFDYLVIESTGVSEPLPVAETFTFADAEGMSLSAVARLDTMVTVVDAFNFLKDYACADSIQERGESLGSEDDRTVVDLLIDQIEFCDVIVVNKADLVTPNELARLISILQALTPRARIHLAQFGRVPLDKVLDTGLFDFEQAAAAPGWLQELRGEHVPETEEYGIASFVYRARRPFHPQRFWNLIHSEWPGVVRSKGWFWLASRPDFAGSWSQAGGACRHGAAGMWWSAVDQAHWPEDPEHRSGIEAEFEGEWGDRRQELVLIGMGMDEAVLRAALDVCLLNDEEMALGPAGWSRFADPFPLWGRTTDAA is encoded by the coding sequence ATGACCGCTGACACCCGCCTGCCCGTGACCGTCCTGTCCGGTTTCCTGGGTGCTGGCAAGACGACGCTGCTGAAACACATCCTGAACAACCGCGAGGGCCGCCGGGTCGCGGTGATCGTGAACGACATGAGCGAGGTCAATGTCGACGCCGCGCTGGTCCGCGAAGGCGGGGCCGAGCTGTCGCGTACCGAGGAACGGCTGGTCGAAATGAGCAATGGCTGCATCTGCTGCACCCTGCGCGAGGATCTTCTCGAAGAGGTATCGCGGCTCGCCCGCGCGGGGCGCTTCGACTACCTGGTGATCGAGTCCACGGGCGTTTCCGAGCCGCTGCCGGTGGCCGAGACGTTCACCTTCGCGGATGCGGAGGGCATGTCACTCTCCGCGGTCGCGCGGCTCGACACCATGGTCACGGTGGTTGACGCGTTCAATTTCTTGAAGGACTACGCCTGCGCGGACTCCATCCAGGAGCGCGGCGAGTCATTGGGGTCGGAGGACGACCGGACGGTGGTCGACCTGCTGATCGACCAGATCGAGTTCTGCGATGTAATCGTGGTCAATAAGGCGGACCTGGTCACTCCGAACGAACTGGCCCGGCTGATCTCTATCCTGCAGGCGCTGACCCCCCGTGCCCGGATTCACTTGGCGCAGTTCGGACGCGTCCCGCTGGACAAGGTTCTCGACACGGGCCTGTTCGACTTCGAGCAGGCGGCCGCCGCGCCCGGCTGGCTCCAGGAACTGCGGGGGGAGCATGTGCCGGAAACCGAGGAGTACGGCATCGCGAGCTTCGTTTACCGCGCCCGGCGCCCGTTTCACCCCCAGCGTTTCTGGAACCTGATTCACAGCGAGTGGCCCGGGGTGGTGCGCTCGAAGGGCTGGTTCTGGCTGGCCTCGAGGCCCGATTTCGCCGGATCCTGGTCGCAGGCCGGCGGCGCCTGCCGGCATGGCGCCGCCGGCATGTGGTGGAGCGCGGTCGACCAGGCCCACTGGCCGGAAGACCCGGAGCACCGCTCGGGTATCGAAGCGGAGTTCGAGGGCGAGTGGGGCGACCGCCGCCAGGAGCTGGTGCTGATCGGCATGGGCATGGACGAAGCCGTGCTGCGTGCTGCCCTCGATGTCTGCCTGCTCAACGACGAGGAGATGGCACTCGGCCCTGCGGGCTGGAGCCGCTTTGCAGACCCGTTCCCGCTCTGGGGGCGCACGACCGACGCTGCCTAG
- a CDS encoding DUF1826 domain-containing protein produces MLQATLTEDVVSPPDADAPHTATSTSVGGLVRIFEPGVQIAWFERAPVPAIPEYLQAVARRLASGRSRVVHADDELPDLELPDDAGKDALFAEIGWLTRVYTDLLGCPSVGLRIEVLDRPMCPRFHVDCTGIRLVCTWSGPGTEWLHDGWADRSRLGPGSRGLADEHSGLMLPGAEVRSIPTFAVGLLKGAAVAGQCRPRRDPPLAAGLPL; encoded by the coding sequence ATGCTGCAGGCAACCCTGACTGAGGACGTCGTCTCACCGCCCGATGCGGATGCCCCGCATACCGCCACGAGCACCTCGGTGGGTGGGCTCGTCCGGATTTTCGAACCCGGAGTTCAAATCGCCTGGTTCGAGCGCGCGCCGGTCCCCGCGATTCCCGAGTACCTGCAGGCCGTGGCCCGCAGACTTGCCTCCGGACGTTCCCGCGTGGTGCATGCGGACGATGAGCTTCCCGACCTCGAGTTGCCGGACGATGCGGGCAAGGATGCGCTGTTTGCCGAGATCGGCTGGCTGACCCGGGTGTACACCGACCTGCTTGGCTGCCCGTCCGTGGGGCTGCGCATTGAGGTGCTGGATCGACCGATGTGCCCACGCTTTCACGTCGACTGCACGGGCATCCGCCTGGTCTGCACCTGGAGTGGGCCCGGTACCGAGTGGCTGCACGACGGCTGGGCCGACCGCAGCCGCCTCGGTCCCGGCAGCCGTGGGCTTGCCGACGAACACTCCGGGCTGATGCTGCCCGGCGCCGAGGTGCGGAGTATTCCGACCTTCGCTGTCGGCCTGTTGAAGGGGGCGGCTGTGGCAGGGCAATGCCGGCCGCGGCGTGATCCACCGCTCGCCGCAGGTCTCCCCCTGTGA
- a CDS encoding Fur family transcriptional regulator — MMAEADPQSRAREWLRSVGGRLTPARLAVLEVLLGSAAALSHHEIEDAIERRGLDVDRVTLYRVLDWLVERDLAHRIAAEDRVWRFNAMDRVQPGDHAHFHCTRCGQIVCLDGPDSTAGFALPKGYQPERTEITIHGRCPRCAG; from the coding sequence ATGATGGCGGAGGCAGACCCACAATCCCGGGCGCGTGAATGGCTGAGGTCAGTCGGCGGCCGTCTGACGCCGGCTCGCCTGGCCGTTCTGGAGGTCCTGCTCGGCAGCGCAGCGGCGCTATCTCACCACGAGATCGAAGATGCCATCGAAAGGCGTGGCTTGGATGTGGACCGGGTGACGCTGTATCGGGTTCTGGACTGGCTGGTGGAACGCGATCTTGCGCACCGGATTGCTGCCGAGGACCGGGTTTGGCGCTTCAACGCGATGGATCGCGTGCAGCCGGGCGATCACGCGCATTTCCACTGCACCCGATGCGGCCAGATCGTCTGTCTGGATGGCCCGGATTCGACCGCTGGTTTCGCGCTTCCGAAGGGGTATCAACCGGAACGCACGGAGATCACCATCCATGGCCGCTGTCCGCGCTGCGCTGGTTGA